The following proteins come from a genomic window of Rutidosis leptorrhynchoides isolate AG116_Rl617_1_P2 chromosome 10, CSIRO_AGI_Rlap_v1, whole genome shotgun sequence:
- the LOC139870873 gene encoding uncharacterized protein — MNWLMEVERALEAYQCESELRVMYACRLLKGRAMVWWNALTSSIPKEYVNQITWEQFQGKVCEQYCSSFDLNRLKTEFSEMRMTPHMSINEVIGQFMDKLRFVSQWVPDEASRIQHFVNVILPEYRMSVRMATSLSLVFVIARMVESDLKAARGMMTGSVMTPSGQTGGQSSEATKRCLRCGAVGHESQRCSFSGNVCWSCHQPGHRAISCLSKSVSSGSGLGAFSASVGGSTASSWQKRKNPPTAEAMAF; from the exons ATGAATTGGTTGATGGAGGTTGAAAGGGCTTTGGAAGCCTATCAATGTGAATCGGAGTTGCGGGTTATGTATGCTTGTAGATTGTTAAAGGGTAGAGCAATGGTTTGGTGGAATGCATTGACGTCCAGTATCCCGAAGGAGTATGTTAATCAGATTACTTGGGAACAGTTCCAAGGGAAAGTTTGTGAACAATATTGTTCTTCATTTGATCTTAACCGATTGAAGACTGAGTTTTCAGAAATGAGAATGACGCCTCACATGTCAATTAATGAAGTGATTGGTCAGTTTATGGATAAGTTGAGATTTGTATCTCAGTGGGTACCAGATGAAGCATCAagaattcaacattttgttaatgtGATCTTGCCAGAATACAGAATGTCAGTAAGGATGGCGACTAGTTTGTCCCTGGTCTTTGTTATAGCCAGAATGGTGGAGAGTGATTTGAAAGCGGCAAGAGGAATGATGACAGGGAGTGTGATGACTCCGAGTGGTCAAACGGGTGGTCAATCCAGTG AGGCTACCAAAAGATGTCTGAGATGTGGTGCAGTAGGACATGAGTCCCAAAGGTGTTCGTTTTCAGgaaatgtgtgttggagttgtcatcaaccAGGGCATCGTGCTATAAGTTGTCTGTCCAAGAGTGTGAGTTCCGGGTCAGGGTTAGGTGCGTTTTCGGCATCAGTTGGAGGGTCTACTGCCTCAAgttggcagaagaggaagaaccctcccacAGCAGAGGCCATGGCTTTTTAG